Proteins from a genomic interval of Sulfurimonas sp. HSL3-2:
- a CDS encoding RNA-binding S4 domain-containing protein produces the protein MRIDKFLNSVNITKRRSVAQDMIANGVVSINDKVVKPSKDVAVGDVISISYLNGVKKYSVLSIPTVKSTPKSEQDKYVKEIA, from the coding sequence ATGAGAATCGATAAATTTTTAAATAGCGTAAATATAACGAAAAGACGCTCAGTCGCTCAAGATATGATAGCAAATGGCGTTGTAAGTATCAATGATAAAGTAGTAAAACCGAGTAAAGATGTGGCTGTCGGAGACGTGATCAGCATCTCTTACTTAAACGGTGTGAAAAAATACAGCGTGCTGAGCATACCGACTGTAAAGTCGACTCCAAAATCTGAGCAGGATAAGTATGTAAAGGAGATAGCATGA
- a CDS encoding PhoU family transcriptional regulator, with translation MLKTYSNQLDDINEKIATIAENILEANIAILTGLQECDKDILSRAKESLKNMSSKTTEIDNTIVKILALYSPEARDLRLIVSFFKITNELLRASSNTRSFISGLSNYCSELDETTVKEFAVPMQKSTVECLTAVVNMIKTTCTDETQELFNKVLISESKTDDLYELLQDNIFKQAPNIEDFGKFTKILSALRKSEKIADRALDVGSLLLFARMGGELGLVE, from the coding sequence ATGTTAAAGACTTACAGCAACCAACTAGACGATATCAATGAGAAAATAGCGACGATCGCTGAGAATATACTAGAAGCAAATATCGCGATTCTTACAGGACTGCAAGAGTGTGACAAAGATATATTGTCAAGAGCAAAAGAGAGCTTGAAAAACATGAGTTCAAAGACTACGGAGATAGACAATACGATCGTTAAAATATTGGCGCTTTATTCTCCCGAAGCTAGAGACCTGCGTCTGATAGTATCATTTTTTAAGATCACAAACGAACTTTTACGTGCTTCTTCAAACACAAGAAGTTTCATTTCAGGTCTTAGCAACTACTGTTCTGAACTGGATGAGACTACAGTCAAAGAGTTTGCAGTGCCTATGCAAAAATCAACTGTTGAGTGTCTGACTGCGGTCGTCAATATGATCAAGACTACATGCACAGATGAGACACAAGAACTTTTCAATAAAGTTCTTATCTCTGAAAGCAAGACAGATGATCTGTATGAGCTTTTACAAGATAATATCTTTAAGCAAGCTCCTAACATAGAAGATTTCGGTAAATTTACCAAGATACTAAGCGCTTTAAGAAAAAGCGAAAAGATCGCAGACCGTGCATTAGATGTCGGCAGTCTGCTTCTTTTTGCAAGAATGGGCGGGGAATTAGGTCTAGTCGAATAA
- the tsaE gene encoding tRNA (adenosine(37)-N6)-threonylcarbamoyltransferase complex ATPase subunit type 1 TsaE — protein MKEFILDKENLSGLTNEVMHLLPNGGVIILRGDLAAGKTTFVSAFAKEFGVEEAVTSPTFSLQQCYGDNIFHYDIYNHGIEHFMALGMLEELEREGYHFVEWGDNTLIEILDSAEIPLVVISIEKLDDKRLYRVDDAHIKS, from the coding sequence GTGAAAGAGTTTATATTAGATAAAGAGAACTTATCGGGACTTACAAATGAGGTGATGCATCTTCTGCCAAACGGCGGTGTTATCATCCTGCGCGGAGATCTAGCTGCCGGAAAGACTACATTTGTCTCAGCATTTGCCAAGGAGTTCGGGGTAGAAGAGGCCGTTACCTCTCCTACGTTTTCTTTGCAGCAATGTTATGGTGATAATATATTTCATTACGATATCTATAATCACGGTATAGAGCATTTTATGGCGCTTGGGATGCTCGAAGAGCTGGAACGCGAAGGCTATCACTTTGTAGAGTGGGGCGACAATACGCTTATAGAGATACTCGATAGTGCCGAGATACCTTTAGTGGTGATAAGTATAGAAAAACTGGATGATAAAAGATTATATAGGGTAGACGATGCACACATTAAGAGCTGA
- a CDS encoding inorganic phosphate transporter: MDIKTIRSMEKATIETQPSGYARLALAFLFIALVFFWITFSHNGAHDNTFLIIGAVFGAYMAMNIGANDVANNVGPAVGSKALTMMGAIIIAAIFEASGAFIAGGDVVKTIKKGIIDPGMIANPEIFIWAMSAALLSAALWLNLATYFGAPVSTTHSIVGGVMGAGIAAAGFGIVSWMTVGKIVASWIISPVLGGIIAASFLYYIKKNIVYKEDMVQSAKKVVPFLISVMAMAFVTYLMLKGVKHLVKVNFITALGIGVVSSIIIFFFVKPMIIKAADKVEKNRLGVNTLFTIPLIFAAALLSFAHGANDVANAIGPLAAINDAVIGGAINKAVGIPFWVMSVGAIGIVIGLALYGPKLIRTVGNEITELDQMRAFSIAMAAAITVIVASQLGLPVSSTHIAVGGVFGVGFLREYLDRGESKFLESVKEKFKADKKELDDMRDELKSLDKLENKNQQDYERIVELFKSIDEKEELVKLEKKEYKGAKKIKYVKRDAVKKIVAAWIITVPAAAVLSAAVFFMIKGIMS; encoded by the coding sequence ATGGATATAAAGACGATCAGAAGTATGGAAAAGGCTACGATAGAAACACAGCCTAGCGGTTATGCGAGACTGGCACTTGCATTTTTATTTATTGCATTAGTGTTTTTTTGGATAACTTTTTCACATAACGGGGCACACGATAACACCTTTTTGATCATAGGTGCTGTGTTTGGTGCTTATATGGCTATGAATATAGGTGCTAATGATGTTGCAAATAACGTAGGACCGGCTGTCGGTTCTAAAGCACTGACTATGATGGGTGCTATTATCATTGCGGCGATCTTTGAAGCGAGCGGTGCATTTATCGCCGGCGGTGATGTTGTTAAGACGATCAAAAAAGGGATCATCGATCCGGGTATGATCGCAAATCCTGAGATCTTTATCTGGGCTATGAGTGCTGCACTTTTAAGCGCTGCTTTATGGCTGAACCTTGCTACATATTTTGGTGCGCCTGTCTCTACTACACACTCGATAGTCGGCGGTGTCATGGGTGCAGGGATCGCAGCTGCCGGATTTGGCATAGTCTCATGGATGACGGTCGGGAAGATCGTAGCAAGCTGGATCATCTCTCCGGTACTGGGAGGAATCATAGCCGCCTCCTTTTTATACTACATAAAGAAAAATATCGTCTATAAAGAGGATATGGTACAAAGTGCTAAGAAAGTGGTGCCTTTTCTTATCTCTGTCATGGCTATGGCATTTGTTACATACTTGATGCTAAAAGGTGTCAAGCATCTTGTCAAAGTAAACTTCATTACTGCTCTTGGTATCGGTGTCGTATCTTCGATCATAATCTTTTTCTTTGTAAAACCGATGATCATAAAAGCTGCGGATAAAGTAGAAAAAAACAGATTAGGCGTCAATACGCTTTTTACTATTCCGCTCATCTTTGCAGCTGCACTGTTAAGTTTTGCACACGGTGCAAACGATGTCGCAAATGCTATCGGGCCGTTGGCGGCTATTAACGATGCTGTTATCGGAGGCGCTATTAATAAGGCAGTCGGCATCCCGTTTTGGGTAATGAGTGTGGGTGCTATCGGTATAGTGATAGGTCTTGCACTTTACGGCCCTAAGCTTATCAGGACTGTAGGAAACGAGATAACTGAACTTGATCAGATGAGAGCCTTTAGTATCGCTATGGCAGCAGCTATCACAGTTATTGTCGCTTCTCAGCTGGGGCTTCCTGTCTCTTCTACTCATATCGCAGTAGGCGGCGTATTTGGTGTCGGTTTTTTAAGAGAGTATCTTGACCGCGGCGAATCGAAGTTTTTAGAGAGCGTCAAAGAGAAGTTCAAAGCTGACAAAAAAGAGCTTGACGACATGCGTGATGAACTGAAAAGCCTTGATAAACTGGAAAATAAAAACCAGCAAGACTACGAGAGGATCGTAGAACTCTTCAAAAGTATCGATGAGAAGGAAGAACTTGTCAAACTGGAGAAAAAAGAGTACAAAGGTGCTAAAAAGATCAAGTACGTAAAAAGAGATGCAGTGAAAAAGATCGTCGCTGCATGGATCATTACTGTTCCTGCTGCGGCAGTTCTTAGTGCTGCGGTATTCTTCATGATAAAAGGGATAATGAGCTAG
- the pstC gene encoding phosphate ABC transporter permease subunit PstC translates to MEKIFKNLSLISATFVLVLLVSIFISLFNSAKPSIDEFGLGFITESAWEKDVPIENSVTHLATDAQKIKPEPAVSEDAYEDDILAAYEDEDEPLMRTIYGGLIPIVGTLLSTLIAMVFALPIAMGIAVFLAEIAPKKVSNIVGIAIELLAAIPSIIFGMWGLFYFAPIIQSVVGGYQVSLLTAGLVLGVMILPFMAAITRDSMRTTPDVLKESAYALGATKFEVIKDVIFPYSKKGIIGSIILALGRALGETMAVAFLIGSVFVMPHKLNDPTISIPVAMANNFGEATGLTLSSLFYLAFLLFIISFVVISVAKFYFLRKAD, encoded by the coding sequence ATGGAAAAAATCTTTAAGAACCTCTCTCTGATAAGTGCTACATTTGTATTGGTACTCTTGGTATCGATATTTATTAGTCTGTTTAATTCTGCTAAACCATCCATTGATGAGTTTGGATTAGGATTTATAACTGAATCAGCATGGGAAAAAGATGTTCCTATTGAAAACAGCGTCACTCACTTGGCTACAGATGCGCAAAAGATCAAACCTGAACCTGCAGTTTCCGAAGATGCATATGAAGATGATATATTAGCAGCATATGAAGATGAGGACGAACCTCTTATGAGAACTATTTACGGTGGACTTATCCCTATCGTAGGTACTCTTCTTTCAACTTTGATAGCTATGGTCTTTGCACTGCCTATCGCAATGGGGATCGCAGTCTTCTTGGCAGAGATTGCTCCAAAAAAAGTATCAAATATCGTCGGTATAGCGATCGAACTTCTTGCGGCGATACCAAGTATCATCTTCGGTATGTGGGGATTGTTTTATTTCGCTCCTATCATCCAAAGCGTTGTCGGCGGTTATCAGGTCTCACTTCTAACGGCGGGGCTAGTGCTGGGCGTTATGATCCTTCCGTTTATGGCGGCGATCACAAGAGACAGTATGAGAACGACACCCGATGTCTTAAAAGAGTCTGCTTATGCACTTGGTGCTACAAAGTTTGAAGTCATAAAAGATGTTATATTCCCATACTCTAAAAAGGGTATTATCGGATCTATCATACTTGCACTTGGACGTGCTTTAGGTGAGACAATGGCAGTTGCATTTTTGATCGGTTCGGTATTCGTTATGCCGCATAAACTTAATGATCCGACTATATCGATTCCGGTCGCAATGGCGAACAATTTCGGTGAAGCGACAGGTCTTACGTTGTCATCACTCTTTTATCTTGCATTCTTACTCTTCATAATCAGTTTTGTGGTTATTTCGGTTGCAAAATTTTACTTCTTAAGAAAGGCTGACTAA
- the pstA gene encoding phosphate ABC transporter permease PstA: protein MRLTINKIVLLLSTISALIGLAFLGWILVTLIAKGLTSFHLSLFFKDLIDGGLRNLIIGQFIIAGIASLIGIPIGMLAGIYLQEYGRGKYVRFIRDLSDIMMSAPSIVIGAFVYAIVVAPFGGTSGFAGSIALAIMMIPIVINTTDNMLSLVPRELREAGIALGASKYRVILDIIIKAAKVGIMTGLLLSFARIIGETAPLLFTSETSNYFSLDLTEAFPSLTVSIYNLANDPVQSSRDLAWAASFILTVMVLMINLIGRYITRHKG, encoded by the coding sequence ATGAGATTAACGATAAATAAGATCGTCCTGTTATTATCGACGATCTCCGCTTTAATAGGTCTGGCATTTTTAGGATGGATTCTAGTGACTTTGATCGCAAAAGGTCTTACCTCTTTTCATTTAAGCCTGTTCTTTAAAGATCTTATCGACGGCGGACTTAGAAACCTGATCATAGGACAATTCATTATTGCAGGTATCGCATCATTGATCGGTATTCCTATCGGTATGCTTGCGGGTATCTATCTTCAAGAATATGGACGCGGCAAGTATGTAAGATTTATACGTGATCTTAGCGATATCATGATGAGTGCTCCATCGATCGTCATCGGTGCTTTCGTGTATGCTATTGTTGTCGCTCCGTTTGGCGGGACAAGCGGATTTGCGGGAAGTATAGCACTGGCTATCATGATGATTCCTATCGTTATCAACACGACGGACAATATGCTTTCACTTGTTCCAAGAGAGCTGCGTGAAGCGGGGATCGCACTGGGTGCAAGTAAATACCGTGTTATCTTGGATATTATCATCAAGGCTGCGAAAGTAGGGATCATGACAGGTCTGCTTCTCTCTTTCGCAAGGATAATAGGTGAGACTGCTCCGCTTCTTTTTACAAGTGAGACAAGTAACTACTTTAGTCTGGATCTGACAGAAGCTTTTCCATCTTTAACGGTCAGTATTTACAACCTTGCAAACGACCCTGTCCAATCAAGCCGTGATCTGGCTTGGGCAGCATCATTCATATTAACGGTCATGGTTTTAATGATTAACCTGATCGGAAGATACATTACAAGACACAAAGGATAA
- the lptB gene encoding LPS export ABC transporter ATP-binding protein, translating into MHTLRAEKLVKKIKSLEIVKGISLEVKSGEVVGLLGPNGAGKTTTFYMICGLVEVSSGDVFFDGENLSKLPLHKRAVKGIGYLPQEASIFKDLSVEDNLLVAAQASNMSKEEQEERISELLDMFNIEPIRYRKGISLSGGERRRVEIARALVNKPKFLLLDEPFAGVDPIAVLDIQNVIKQLVEYGIGVLITDHNVRETLAVCDRAYVIKSGTLLASGTSDEIGRNADVRTHYLGEDFKF; encoded by the coding sequence ATGCACACATTAAGAGCTGAGAAACTGGTAAAAAAGATAAAATCTTTAGAGATAGTAAAAGGTATATCTCTTGAAGTGAAAAGCGGCGAGGTCGTCGGGCTTTTGGGACCAAACGGTGCCGGCAAGACAACGACGTTTTATATGATATGCGGACTCGTAGAGGTCAGCAGCGGTGATGTGTTCTTTGACGGGGAAAACCTTTCAAAGCTACCGCTTCATAAACGTGCCGTCAAAGGGATAGGATATCTTCCGCAGGAAGCATCTATCTTTAAGGACTTAAGTGTCGAGGATAACCTTTTAGTCGCTGCACAAGCCTCAAATATGAGTAAAGAGGAGCAAGAAGAGCGTATATCGGAGCTTTTAGATATGTTTAACATCGAGCCTATCCGTTACAGAAAAGGGATCAGCTTAAGCGGTGGAGAACGCCGTCGTGTGGAGATAGCAAGAGCACTTGTGAACAAGCCTAAGTTCCTGCTTCTGGATGAGCCTTTTGCCGGGGTCGATCCTATCGCGGTACTGGATATACAAAATGTTATAAAACAGCTGGTCGAGTACGGTATCGGCGTACTTATAACCGATCACAACGTACGTGAGACGCTTGCTGTGTGTGACAGGGCTTATGTCATCAAATCAGGAACGCTTTTAGCAAGCGGTACCAGTGATGAGATCGGTAGAAACGCCGATGTAAGAACACACTATCTTGGAGAGGATTTCAAGTTCTAG
- the trpD gene encoding anthranilate phosphoribosyltransferase — protein MNYKESIEMFELLFNHKMNDEQMREFLIGLHLDESTSVATIAAAAHVMRGHSLHLPVKEELKDKLIDIVGTGGDKIGSFNISSTVSLLVASMGAYVAKHGSRSVTSKSGSADMFERLGVRLDLSMDKSARLLEETGFTFMFAQNYHPAMKFIMPVRKSIPDKTIFNILGPLTNPAGVKKTLLGVFDKSFVRKLADALQINGSTDALVVSSKERMDEISISDITYAAQLKNDVIEEFIIDPQVYGIKKAPLAAIIGGDADENAKILTDIFDNRATDAQRDIVLVNAAAAFVVDGMARDIQDGLEIARDALLSGHAKAKLQQIIEVSTKL, from the coding sequence ATGAACTACAAAGAGTCTATAGAGATGTTTGAACTTCTTTTCAATCATAAGATGAATGACGAACAGATGAGAGAGTTCTTGATAGGTCTGCATCTGGATGAGTCAACAAGCGTTGCAACCATCGCGGCTGCAGCTCATGTTATGCGAGGGCACTCTTTACACCTGCCTGTAAAAGAGGAGTTGAAAGATAAACTCATAGACATCGTAGGAACGGGAGGAGACAAGATAGGAAGTTTTAATATCTCCTCGACTGTCTCTTTGCTTGTCGCTTCTATGGGTGCTTATGTCGCAAAGCACGGAAGCCGTTCCGTCACTTCAAAATCGGGAAGTGCGGATATGTTTGAAAGACTTGGTGTCAGACTAGATCTTAGCATGGACAAGAGTGCCAGACTATTAGAAGAGACGGGATTTACGTTTATGTTCGCACAAAACTATCATCCCGCTATGAAGTTTATCATGCCTGTTAGAAAAAGTATTCCTGATAAGACTATCTTTAATATTCTGGGACCTCTGACAAATCCTGCAGGAGTGAAAAAAACACTGCTAGGTGTCTTTGACAAGTCATTTGTAAGAAAACTGGCGGATGCCCTGCAGATAAACGGTTCGACTGACGCTTTGGTCGTCTCTTCAAAAGAGCGCATGGATGAGATCAGTATATCCGATATCACATATGCGGCACAGCTTAAAAATGATGTGATAGAAGAGTTCATCATCGATCCGCAGGTCTACGGTATCAAAAAAGCACCTTTAGCAGCTATCATAGGCGGTGATGCAGATGAGAATGCCAAGATACTTACGGATATATTCGATAACCGTGCGACAGACGCACAAAGGGATATCGTTTTAGTAAACGCGGCAGCTGCTTTTGTAGTCGATGGTATGGCAAGAGATATCCAAGACGGTCTTGAGATAGCCAGAGATGCTTTATTATCCGGTCATGCAAAAGCGAAGCTGCAACAGATCATAGAGGTATCGACAAAACTGTGA